The following proteins are co-located in the Acinetobacter sp. NCu2D-2 genome:
- a CDS encoding pseudouridine synthase: protein MPLNDNFVYAPPQDPLNILYQDDDIIIIDKPAGLLSVPGRLPEHHDSAYLRVVEQFPTAKITHRLDMATSGILMFAKHRDAEVAISKMFQARTVSKRYEALVQGHLSGSGCVDVPLITDWENRPRQMVHFELGKPSQTLYEAVHYDANQDMTRVVLTPITGRSHQLRVHMMHLGHPITGDEIYHPAPTQSPLKRLALHACYLAFHHPITQQPMQIESSVPF from the coding sequence ATGCCACTTAACGACAACTTCGTCTATGCTCCACCGCAAGACCCACTGAATATTTTGTATCAGGATGATGACATTATCATTATTGATAAACCTGCTGGATTACTTTCTGTCCCAGGGCGTCTACCTGAGCATCATGACAGTGCTTATCTACGTGTGGTTGAGCAGTTCCCCACGGCGAAAATTACCCATCGTTTAGATATGGCAACGTCGGGCATTTTGATGTTTGCCAAGCATCGTGATGCAGAAGTGGCAATCAGTAAAATGTTTCAGGCAAGAACGGTGTCTAAACGCTATGAAGCTTTGGTTCAAGGGCATTTGAGTGGATCTGGATGTGTGGATGTTCCGCTGATTACAGATTGGGAAAATCGTCCACGTCAAATGGTGCATTTTGAGTTGGGTAAGCCTTCACAAACTTTATATGAAGCTGTCCATTATGATGCCAACCAAGATATGACGCGCGTCGTGCTCACCCCAATTACCGGACGTTCACATCAACTGCGCGTTCACATGATGCATCTCGGCCATCCGATTACTGGTGACGAAATTTATCATCCTGCACCGACTCAAAGCCCACTCAAGCGTTTGGCATTACATGCATGCTATTTGGCATTTCATCATCCCATTACTCAGCAACCTATGCAGATCGAGTCATCAGTACCTTTTTAA
- a CDS encoding DUF4041 domain-containing protein: MWMIAVFALAIALILQFLYSIQVRKQLRTNIRSLQENLDHSRAKLAEYETQTHDLNYELTQLRVQVSSLKTDLNKYLKYQDICDIEQYIISRTLQAENFVEMTKVDASIMIEDIKAYIERVKDYINRYQKQALQNVDEQAREKLKGYFKQAEEQQRLSEVITALEHKIQGYPTTLNYSADHFMQQLIDDFNQHDAVKRLTDIRERIEQAKQQGQIATCNYVDDSRRNTTVELIGMAFNSKADLYLQQLTADNLGELLQALRDDYVLINFKGTDLSQAHILESYLELRLEELKFAAVLKQLERTQVRDEQMG, from the coding sequence ATGTGGATGATCGCGGTATTCGCTTTGGCCATTGCCTTGATTCTGCAATTTTTATATTCAATCCAAGTACGTAAACAATTACGAACCAATATTCGTTCCCTGCAAGAAAACCTTGATCATTCTCGAGCCAAACTTGCTGAATATGAAACCCAGACACATGATTTAAACTACGAATTAACCCAACTACGTGTACAAGTCAGTAGTCTTAAAACTGATTTAAATAAGTATCTGAAGTATCAAGATATCTGCGATATCGAGCAATATATTATTTCAAGAACACTGCAAGCTGAAAACTTTGTCGAAATGACCAAGGTCGATGCATCAATCATGATTGAGGACATTAAAGCTTATATCGAGCGTGTAAAGGACTATATCAATCGCTACCAAAAGCAAGCGCTTCAAAATGTAGATGAACAGGCGCGTGAAAAGCTAAAAGGTTATTTTAAACAGGCGGAAGAGCAGCAGCGTTTAAGTGAAGTGATTACTGCACTGGAACATAAAATTCAAGGCTATCCAACGACCTTGAATTATTCTGCTGATCATTTTATGCAGCAGCTTATTGATGATTTTAACCAACATGATGCTGTAAAGCGTTTAACAGATATTCGTGAGCGGATCGAGCAAGCTAAACAACAAGGTCAAATTGCGACCTGTAACTATGTCGATGACAGTCGTCGTAATACAACAGTTGAACTGATTGGCATGGCATTTAATAGTAAGGCAGATTTGTATTTACAACAGCTTACTGCGGATAATTTAGGTGAGTTGTTACAGGCGCTACGCGATGATTATGTATTGATTAACTTTAAAGGCACGGATTTAAGTCAGGCACACATACTCGAAAGCTATTTGGAGTTAAGGCTGGAAGAATTAAAGTTCGCCGCTGTTTTAAAGCAGTTAGAACGTACCCAAGTCCGTGATGAACAGATGGGATAA
- a CDS encoding zinc ribbon domain-containing protein YjdM, whose amino-acid sequence MSLPACPKCQSTYTYEDGDLLICPECAHEWREGEELDDVVVIKDANGNILADGDSVTVIKDLKIKGSSSVVKVGTKVKSIRLLHDASDGHDIDCKIDGIGAMKLKSEYVKKV is encoded by the coding sequence ATGTCTCTACCTGCTTGCCCTAAATGCCAGTCCACTTATACGTATGAAGATGGGGACTTATTAATTTGCCCAGAATGTGCACATGAATGGCGAGAGGGAGAGGAACTTGATGATGTGGTCGTGATTAAGGATGCTAATGGTAATATCTTGGCAGATGGTGATAGCGTCACTGTCATCAAAGATTTGAAAATCAAAGGCTCATCATCGGTAGTCAAAGTCGGTACAAAAGTGAAATCAATTCGTTTGCTCCATGATGCATCAGATGGTCATGATATTGACTGTAAAATTGATGGTATTGGGGCAATGAAACTTAAATCTGAATACGTAAAGAAAGTTTAA
- a CDS encoding nuclear transport factor 2 family protein → MNVDIVGDEQSAHAVIFKLKQWDDAISKLDISKLAPLCDENLDIFDIGYQLEGFKTYREFWDKYVPFLSGEIQVHRQKMKVFASRDLAFLSCYCKIDQTQPIRISKVKWCRVTMGFIKKNENWKVNHLHISLPADMMTMQVKPMNFEPDAL, encoded by the coding sequence ATGAATGTAGACATTGTTGGAGATGAACAGTCCGCTCACGCAGTGATTTTTAAACTAAAACAGTGGGATGATGCGATCTCCAAATTAGACATATCAAAACTTGCCCCCTTATGTGATGAAAATTTAGATATCTTTGATATCGGTTATCAGCTTGAAGGGTTTAAAACTTATCGCGAATTTTGGGATAAGTATGTACCTTTCTTATCAGGTGAGATCCAGGTTCATCGTCAAAAAATGAAGGTTTTTGCCAGTCGAGATTTAGCTTTTTTGAGCTGTTATTGCAAGATTGATCAAACTCAACCAATACGTATTTCTAAAGTGAAATGGTGCCGAGTTACCATGGGTTTTATAAAAAAGAATGAGAATTGGAAAGTAAATCATCTGCATATTTCTTTACCTGCCGATATGATGACGATGCAAGTTAAACCAATGAATTTTGAGCCTGATGCTTTATAA
- a CDS encoding 5-carboxymethyl-2-hydroxymuconate Delta-isomerase, which translates to MPHIYLEYSENLKTIETQPILKAINQSMLDGQFVKSADELKSRALMQSDYLVGLGEKDIGYLHVKVALLSGRDDETKAKISNTVLKATQAHFQQPNHLEVQICVEIIEMPKCCYSKVTLATEF; encoded by the coding sequence ATGCCACATATCTATCTTGAGTATTCTGAAAACCTAAAAACAATTGAGACTCAGCCCATTTTAAAAGCGATTAATCAAAGTATGCTTGATGGTCAATTTGTAAAAAGTGCGGATGAGCTAAAAAGTCGTGCTCTGATGCAGTCGGATTATTTGGTGGGTTTAGGGGAAAAGGACATCGGTTACTTACATGTAAAAGTGGCTTTACTTAGTGGTCGCGATGACGAAACCAAAGCAAAAATTTCCAATACTGTGCTTAAAGCGACGCAAGCTCACTTTCAGCAGCCGAATCATCTTGAAGTGCAGATTTGTGTTGAAATCATTGAAATGCCAAAATGCTGCTACAGCAAAGTTACGCTTGCAACTGAATTTTAG
- a CDS encoding HAD-IA family hydrolase, with translation MIKNILIDLDGTLTDPKVGITTSARYGLAKVGFPIQDDINIDWIIGPPLKASLAKLLNVDSEDDLAEQALCGYRERFAVTGLYENKVYPTVKETLERLKQKGYRLFIATAKPTIYAVQILEHFELAQCFEKIYGSELTGERTNKGDLIEYILATEHLKPEECFMVGDREHDILGARRSGIETIAVRYGYGTADELKAAKPYAEIDQFSELLKYF, from the coding sequence GTGATTAAAAATATTCTGATCGATTTGGATGGGACATTAACAGACCCTAAAGTAGGAATCACCACTTCAGCACGTTATGGACTGGCTAAGGTCGGATTTCCGATACAAGACGATATCAATATTGACTGGATTATTGGCCCCCCCTTAAAAGCCTCATTAGCCAAATTACTGAATGTCGATTCTGAGGATGATTTAGCTGAGCAAGCGCTGTGTGGATATCGTGAGCGTTTTGCAGTCACTGGGCTTTATGAGAATAAAGTTTATCCAACTGTAAAAGAAACCTTAGAAAGACTAAAGCAAAAAGGATATCGACTTTTTATTGCGACAGCTAAGCCAACTATATATGCAGTTCAAATTTTAGAACATTTTGAGTTAGCACAATGCTTTGAAAAGATTTATGGAAGTGAGCTAACAGGCGAGCGTACCAATAAAGGTGATTTAATCGAGTATATTCTTGCGACAGAGCATTTAAAACCTGAGGAATGCTTTATGGTTGGCGATCGTGAGCATGACATTTTAGGTGCTCGTCGAAGTGGAATTGAAACGATTGCGGTTCGATATGGTTATGGCACGGCGGATGAGCTAAAAGCTGCAAAACCTTATGCCGAAATTGATCAATTTTCGGAATTACTTAAATACTTTTAA
- a CDS encoding IS982-like element ISAba825 family transposase, translated as MSTEEFIIIVYLIIEEIYPTIVSEPLRKRGFPPALTDIEIITMQIVGECLKMDTDKSIWIFFKNNYLSWFPHLGSYPNFCKHCANLWQVHQKITAQLTAHYGQDHIHFIDGFPIPVCRYSRAKRHKNFKEHAGFSYCAAQQEKYYGFKGHLVINLEGMITGYTFAPANVDERDVAPEITENIHGLLGADKGYLRPSLKEYYKFQYVDLQTPLRKNMPDSRSQESMRLLMRARRKIETVIGQLTDRFNIQKVRARDLWHLSHRFIRKILSHTVCVVMNKKCGYSPIQFEKLI; from the coding sequence ATGTCCACTGAAGAATTTATCATCATTGTCTATTTAATCATAGAGGAAATTTACCCAACTATAGTCTCTGAACCATTAAGAAAACGTGGTTTTCCACCGGCTTTAACCGATATTGAAATTATCACAATGCAAATTGTTGGTGAGTGTCTCAAAATGGATACGGATAAAAGCATATGGATATTTTTTAAAAACAATTACTTAAGTTGGTTCCCTCATTTAGGTTCATATCCTAACTTTTGTAAGCATTGTGCAAACTTATGGCAAGTTCATCAAAAAATCACAGCCCAATTAACTGCACATTATGGTCAGGATCATATTCATTTTATTGATGGATTTCCTATACCTGTTTGTCGTTATAGTCGAGCAAAAAGACACAAGAATTTCAAAGAACATGCAGGTTTTAGTTATTGTGCTGCACAACAAGAGAAATACTATGGTTTTAAAGGGCATCTTGTAATTAATTTGGAGGGTATGATTACTGGCTATACTTTCGCTCCAGCAAATGTAGATGAGCGTGATGTTGCACCAGAAATCACAGAAAATATTCATGGGTTACTAGGTGCAGATAAAGGTTACTTAAGACCCAGCTTGAAAGAATACTATAAATTTCAGTATGTTGATCTACAAACTCCTTTAAGAAAGAATATGCCGGACTCTAGATCTCAAGAATCAATGAGGTTGCTTATGAGAGCACGAAGGAAAATTGAAACGGTCATTGGTCAATTAACTGATCGCTTTAATATTCAAAAAGTAAGGGCAAGAGATTTATGGCACTTATCGCATCGTTTTATCAGAAAGATTTTGTCACATACGGTCTGCGTCGTTATGAATAAAAAATGTGGTTATTCGCCGATTCAATTTGAAAAGCTTATTTAA
- a CDS encoding ribonuclease E inhibitor RraB has product MSRDYQQFPDDENGEVLWQMHQDGDDLTEPHEIEFSIAFTAEENADRCALHLLKEEQKISLFQDEESDRLEWVITIYVYMEPAYEDIVDLEQWFSKIAEDFQGEYDGWGCMAYVYDDIDDDEEPLSS; this is encoded by the coding sequence ATGTCACGTGATTACCAACAGTTTCCAGATGATGAAAATGGTGAAGTGCTTTGGCAAATGCATCAGGATGGTGATGATCTAACAGAACCGCATGAAATTGAGTTTTCAATCGCATTTACAGCCGAAGAAAATGCCGATCGCTGTGCACTACATTTGCTGAAAGAAGAGCAAAAAATTAGCCTATTCCAAGATGAAGAAAGTGACCGCTTAGAGTGGGTGATCACGATTTATGTTTATATGGAACCTGCCTACGAAGATATTGTTGATCTAGAGCAGTGGTTTAGCAAAATAGCCGAAGACTTCCAAGGTGAGTACGACGGTTGGGGCTGTATGGCATATGTCTATGATGATATTGACGATGATGAAGAGCCACTATCGAGCTAA
- a CDS encoding SRPBCC family protein → MSYTLKLHRVFSAPPERVYRAFTNPDAIIKWLPPHGFIAKVEHSEVKTGGSYKISFTNFSTGTKHVFHGNYHEVVPNQLLRYTDNFTTPELSGEIEMTVIFEKVSVGTSLHITQVGYPDLIPPAACHLSWQESLQLLSWLVNPQIPDE, encoded by the coding sequence ATGAGTTATACCCTGAAATTGCACCGTGTATTTAGCGCACCACCAGAGCGTGTATATCGTGCCTTTACTAACCCTGATGCCATTATTAAATGGCTACCTCCACATGGTTTTATTGCCAAAGTTGAACATTCAGAGGTGAAAACAGGGGGGAGTTATAAAATTAGCTTTACCAATTTTTCCACAGGTACTAAGCATGTGTTTCATGGCAACTATCATGAAGTTGTTCCGAATCAATTACTCCGATATACCGACAATTTCACAACACCAGAATTAAGCGGTGAAATTGAAATGACGGTGATTTTTGAAAAAGTTTCGGTAGGAACGAGCTTACATATTACGCAAGTGGGTTATCCTGATTTGATTCCACCTGCAGCATGTCATCTAAGTTGGCAAGAGTCGTTACAGCTTTTGTCATGGCTGGTGAATCCACAAATTCCAGATGAATAA